The Streptomyces sp. NBC_00435 nucleotide sequence AGAGCTCTGACCTCAGAGCCGTCGCGCCCACGCACGCAGGACCCCGGCCGGGGACCGTAGTCACCATCACCCGGCCGGGTCCTGTCATGTTCCCGCACTGCCCCGGCCGCCAGTCCTTCGCCGGAGTGCCGTGCCTCCATCAGGTGGATACCCTGGGAGTTGTGATCGAGTCTGGACCGCCGCGGCGCCGTGGGCGCCGAGGCAAGGGGAGACTTGTGCGGCTGTCGCCGGTCATCCTGACCGTCGTCATCGCCGGCCTGGCCTACAGCACGCCGCCGGACATGGCCTTCAGCCGCCTCCTTCCCGCGGCGCCGGCCCTGGCCGCCGCCATGTGGCCGGTCCTGCCCACCGTCCTGCTCGGGACGGTCTGCCTCCTTCTGATGATCGGCCTCGGCCTGGTTTTCCCCGATCTGGGAACGTGGTGGACGGCCGCGGGAATCATCGCGGTCACCGTGGCCGCCGCGTACGGAAGCCATGTCCGGCTCCAGCGGGAGCGCACCCTCTTCCAGGTAAGGCTCGTCGCCGACGCCGCGCAGCAGGTAGTGCTGAGCCCCATGCCACGCCGCCTGGGCAACGTGGAGATCGAGTCGCTGTACCTCGCGGCCGCGGCGGAGGCCCGCATCGGCGGGGATTTCTACGAGGTGGTCGACACGCCTTACGGGATCAGGCTGCTCATCGGTGACGTACGGGGCAAGGGCTTGCCGGCAGTGGGGGCGGCCGCGGCGATCGTCAACGCCTTCCGGGAGGCGGCCTACGGCGAGATCGACATGGTCGACATCGCACGCAGGCTGGACGCCAGCAGCACCCGTTACAACGCCGCGTTTCCCCCCGACGGGGCGATGGAGCGCTTCGCCACGGCCCTTCTCGTCCAGATCCCGCACGAGGGCAGACGTATCGACATCCTCAACTGCGGACACCCGCCGCCGCTGCTCCTGAGCCGCAGGAAACTCCGTGTCCTGGAGTCCGCCACTCCCTC carries:
- a CDS encoding PP2C family protein-serine/threonine phosphatase; the protein is MRLSPVILTVVIAGLAYSTPPDMAFSRLLPAAPALAAAMWPVLPTVLLGTVCLLLMIGLGLVFPDLGTWWTAAGIIAVTVAAAYGSHVRLQRERTLFQVRLVADAAQQVVLSPMPRRLGNVEIESLYLAAAAEARIGGDFYEVVDTPYGIRLLIGDVRGKGLPAVGAAAAIVNAFREAAYGEIDMVDIARRLDASSTRYNAAFPPDGAMERFATALLVQIPHEGRRIDILNCGHPPPLLLSRRKLRVLESATPSPLISLAELIGDHYNVDTYDFAPGDLMLLYTDGIAEARARDGEFFPLAAWMRRQPPTPPRELLTALHRDLLRYSRGRLDDDVAALAVRLCEP